Within the Flavobacterium sp. 9R genome, the region TTTTAACACTCAATTTTTCATATTCAATGACTAAATAGTTTAATTTTTCTTCATTGATATAATCATTGTCAAATACTCTATACAATTGAGAGCGAGTCTCTCCGGCAGATCCTTTTGCTATTGAAAGAAATTGACGGAATTCTATGTTTCCATTTCTTTCAAATCCTTCAGCAATGTTATCCATAACAGATCCCGATGAGTCTTTTATTTGAGCATTAAATTTAAAATCTTTGTTTAAATCGGTGTTTTTAGATATAAAAATGATTTCTTTTGAAAGTCTTCTAGCGTCTTGCCAAATTTCTAAATCTTCAAATCTTTTTATAGTAGCCATACCAGATAGTTTTAACTTTTAAACAATCTTAAACAACATTAAACCTTTACAGCACAATTAAACTCTTAGTTCCAATTCTCCTCGAATCCGTAGTCTTCGAAGCTATCGTCACCACTAAACATGTCTAGGTCGTCTTCGTCAAGATCGTCTTCGAATTCGCCGTAGATGTCATCATTCATATCGGCTTCAAAGTTTTTTTCACCGGCTTCTGCAGGCATAATACCGTGAGAGAATAAGGTTTCTGGATAGGTACCACCAGCAACTGGTTCTTCTATAGCGGCTAATTCAACCAAGAACGTCCACATGTTGATGAAATCGTACACATAGATGATTTTGGTATTGGCTTCATCAAGGATATCCGATAAAGCGTAATCGCTCATGGTACGTTGTTCGCCAGGAACATCTCCCGTATCAAACAAAGGAATTTCATCTTCTTGATTCCAAGTTTCATCACAGGTATAAAAGGAAGCTACCTCCATACCATCAAAGCCAAATGCATTAAAAATAGCGTTGTGTAAATCTTCTAAAGTATCGTCAGAAAGTATTGCTATGTCTCTAAAAATGTCTTCTTCGGCATCTAGAATAACCCTAAATTTATAAACCATAATTTTTGTTTTTGTTGAAACGTCAAAGGTAAAATTTAATTTTAGAAAACTCTTTTGCAATCTTATTTTGTTGAAAAGATTTTATTTTCAAAAGCTGTGCAAACAAAAAAAGCTGTCCTTAACAGACAGCTTTTACTATGATCAATTGTGAAGTTTTAATGTTTCTCTTCAGAACACAAACCTACGATTTCATGGAATACATCGTGCAAGGCAGTCAATGATTTTAGGGTAGCTTCGTCTGAACCTTTGGCTTTTACTAGTTTGTCCAAACCTTTAGCACCTTCTTGCAATTTTTTGATAGAAGCCAAAATTGCTGGTGTTTTGAATTCAGCTGGGATAGCTTCTTTTGACAACGCATCAGCTTTTTGAACCATTTCTTCAGAACGTGTTTTAATAGGATTCAAATCACCTTCTTCAGCAGGATGAAAAGTTTGTGACATTACTCCGTGAAAGGTTTTGATAGCAGGCCATTTTTCAAAAGTAGTTTGTGCAGACAAATTGGAAACCACCAAAAAGAAGAACAAAACAGGTAAGAATTTTAAAGATTTCATGGTTATTGTTTAAAAGTTATTGGTTCAAAGGTATAAATTAATTTACTGTTATAAAACGCTCTTTTTTGATTTAATTCACACGAGTCACTCGGCCCGTATGAATGTCATACAGCATCGGAATGACTTGAATTTCTTTTTGGTCAATCCAAGTGTTTTTTAAGATTTGATTCGTAGAATGTTTGATATTGGCCACAATGCATTCATTAAGATGCGTTTTGTAAGGTCTTGGAACTTGTTTTTCTTCGTCTTCTTTTTTGAGTGTATTGATGATGTCTTCGATGTGGTCGTGTTTAGGCTCTAATTTTTTAGTGTCTGCATTTTCAACAAAAGCTTTGATAGCCCCACATTCGGTATGACCTAGCACAATGATAAGTTTTGTTTTTAAGTGTTCAACGGCATATTCTACACTTCCCATATCAATATCAGTGATAAGATTTCCTGCATTTCTTATTACGAATAAATCACCAATTCCTTGGTCAAAAACAATTTCAGGACTCACGCGACTGTCGGAGCAGGTAATAACAACTGCAAACGGATGCTGTGCTTTTTCGTTGGCCAAAACTGCCGCTTTGTTCTGATGAGGATGAATGGGTTGATTGTTTAAAAAACGTTGGTTTCCCAGAGTAAGTTCTGTTATATTTGAATGCGCTGGGGTTTCTTTTAGTGAGTCATTACAGCTTGAAGCTACAAGAACGAGTAGCAAAAAGCCAAGAGAATAAAATTTCATTTTTTCAAGTATTAAATATCCAATAAATGTAAGGAATTCAAGGGGTAAAAGCCATTTTTGGTACGGCTTTTTGACTGTTTTTAGCATATTTAAAATCGGTCTCGATTGAATAAAATGCAGTGTTTTTTTGTCGAAATCGATTAAGAAAATCGCTGTTTTAAATGATTTTACAATTCAGCCTCGTTTTTCTACAATTCGGTCATAACTTTTTAGAGAATCCATAATCCCGAAAGATATTTGCTTCATCAAAAAACAAACAGTATAATGAAAACAAGTATCAAAAAAATCGCACACAAATTCTTTTTAGCAACCCTATTGGTTTTGATGAGTAGTGTTACTTTTGCTCAAAACACCATTTCAGGAAAAGTTATTGATCCAAAAGGTAAGCCCGTCGTTAGCGCCAATATTTATATCGAAGGCACTTATGACGGT harbors:
- a CDS encoding four helix bundle protein produces the protein MATIKRFEDLEIWQDARRLSKEIIFISKNTDLNKDFKFNAQIKDSSGSVMDNIAEGFERNGNIEFRQFLSIAKGSAGETRSQLYRVFDNDYINEEKLNYLVIEYEKLSVKIHNFITYLNKKDFKGTKFIDEHSQNHNKL
- a CDS encoding carbonic anhydrase, with translation MKFYSLGFLLLVLVASSCNDSLKETPAHSNITELTLGNQRFLNNQPIHPHQNKAAVLANEKAQHPFAVVITCSDSRVSPEIVFDQGIGDLFVIRNAGNLITDIDMGSVEYAVEHLKTKLIIVLGHTECGAIKAFVENADTKKLEPKHDHIEDIINTLKKEDEEKQVPRPYKTHLNECIVANIKHSTNQILKNTWIDQKEIQVIPMLYDIHTGRVTRVN